From one Hyphomicrobiales bacterium genomic stretch:
- a CDS encoding sulfatase-like hydrolase/transferase — MRSPVLPENRPFELSGPGRAERPNVILVLVDDMGFSDLGLMGSEIRTPNIDALAKSGLTLSAMYNCARCCPTRAALLTGLYPHKAGIGHMGANLGTPAYQGFLRNDAATIAELLRPAGYRTLMSGKWHVGGDFWARLVDTWRVGDVDRPTPRQRGFDRFYGIIDGVTHFFSPHYIMEDDARAEVSPTDFYFTDAITDKAIGMIEESVALDQPFFLYLAHAAPHWPLHAHEEDIARYSGVYSKGWDAIRTARHEEMLSRGVLQHRWAISPRDEAAPAWGDVAERDWEASRMEVYAAMIDRMDQSIGRVIATLERLGQREDTLILFLSDNGGCAEFMAEDGWAKFMPDIHNDGRKIEMGNRPCLRPGGPLTYMSYDLPWANVSNAPFRLFKHWVHEGGISTPMIVNWPKRLADPRIAHAPCHVVDVLPTILEATGVRYPDELGGGAIQALDGESLMGLIEGRAWQRERPIFWEHEGNSAVRIGNFKLVRKFNQPWELYDMERDRTELDDLAMRNAPLASMLQREYEGWAEKAGVLDWNVALPRLLAAWQMDDAHG; from the coding sequence ATGAGGTCTCCCGTGTTGCCCGAGAACCGCCCCTTCGAGTTGAGCGGCCCTGGCCGTGCCGAGCGCCCCAATGTCATCCTCGTGCTCGTCGACGACATGGGCTTTTCCGATCTCGGCCTCATGGGCTCGGAGATACGAACGCCCAACATCGATGCGCTGGCCAAGAGCGGCCTGACGCTCTCGGCCATGTACAACTGCGCGCGTTGCTGCCCGACGCGGGCCGCGCTGTTGACCGGCCTCTACCCCCACAAGGCCGGCATCGGCCACATGGGCGCCAACCTCGGCACACCGGCCTACCAGGGCTTCCTGCGCAACGACGCCGCCACGATCGCAGAATTGCTGCGCCCGGCCGGCTATCGTACGTTGATGAGTGGGAAATGGCACGTCGGCGGTGATTTCTGGGCCCGCCTCGTGGACACTTGGCGCGTCGGCGACGTCGACCGCCCGACGCCCCGCCAGCGCGGCTTCGACCGCTTCTACGGGATCATCGACGGCGTCACTCATTTCTTTTCCCCGCACTACATCATGGAGGACGATGCGCGCGCCGAGGTTTCGCCGACGGACTTCTATTTCACCGACGCCATCACCGACAAGGCGATCGGCATGATCGAGGAGAGCGTCGCGCTCGACCAGCCCTTCTTCCTCTATTTGGCGCACGCCGCGCCGCACTGGCCTCTGCACGCCCACGAGGAGGATATCGCGCGCTATTCGGGCGTCTATTCGAAGGGCTGGGACGCCATCCGCACGGCGCGCCACGAGGAGATGCTCTCGCGCGGCGTCCTGCAACACCGCTGGGCGATCTCGCCTCGCGACGAGGCGGCCCCCGCCTGGGGCGACGTTGCCGAAAGGGACTGGGAGGCGAGTCGTATGGAGGTTTATGCGGCGATGATCGACCGCATGGACCAGTCGATTGGCCGCGTCATCGCCACGCTCGAGCGCCTCGGCCAGCGCGAGGACACCCTCATTCTGTTCCTCTCCGACAACGGAGGCTGCGCCGAGTTCATGGCCGAGGACGGTTGGGCCAAGTTCATGCCGGACATCCACAACGACGGGCGCAAGATCGAGATGGGCAACCGCCCGTGCCTGCGCCCAGGCGGACCGCTGACCTACATGAGCTACGATCTGCCCTGGGCGAACGTCTCGAACGCTCCCTTCCGCCTGTTCAAGCACTGGGTGCACGAGGGAGGGATTTCAACGCCGATGATCGTCAACTGGCCCAAGCGCCTTGCCGACCCGCGCATCGCGCACGCCCCGTGCCACGTCGTCGACGTCCTGCCCACCATCCTCGAGGCGACCGGCGTTCGCTATCCGGACGAACTCGGAGGCGGCGCGATCCAGGCGCTCGACGGAGAGAGCCTCATGGGCCTCATCGAGGGCAGGGCCTGGCAGCGCGAGCGACCGATCTTCTGGGAGCACGAGGGAAATTCCGCCGTTCGCATCGGCAACTTCAAGCTGGTGCGCAAGTTCAACCAGCCCTGGGAGCTCTACGACATGGAGCGTGACCGCACGGAGCTGGACGACCTCGCCATGCGCAACGCCCCGCTCGCGAGCATGTTGCAGCGCGAGTACGAGGGCTGGGCGGAAAAAGCCGGCGTCCTCGACTGGAATGTCGCTTTGCCTCGCCTGCTTGCCGCCTGGCAGATGGACGACGCCCACGGGTGA
- a CDS encoding Na/Pi cotransporter family protein — MELLITLAGYVALLVWGIRMIRTGVTRSFLAPMRRVLAIGTRGRLRAFLSGLGVTVILQSSTATGMVLSSFAGRGLVTLATAIAVMLGADVGTALAAFVFSMKISWLPPLLLALGVIGFLGSGSDKRRNLGRIAIGLGLALLSLGLIGEASAGLRQSETLTKLLEVADGQPVIAAVIGALVAWLAHSSLSVVILLMSLTAAGLVSLPLAAALVIGANIGGSLAPVIAQMGLDPTVRRVLVANLMMRTSMAVVVLAVFLAPATALLAWLVPNPGTDVLVFHAAFNLATAALFLPLVGPVAWLATRLLPDRLAAPDLGKPRYLDATVIASPSEAIACATRETLRLGDLVAEMLSLSIDVFRRDDQQLLKQVEHIDDDIDKLYEAIKLYLVKASGAEMSEEESRRHAELLTFVTNLEHVGDIIDKNLMELAAKKIRNRYTFSDEGLAELQRFHERVQQNLKLSFNVLTMQDLALARRLLAEKLIVRDFERQASESHFARLRAGRPESIETSGIHLDIIRDLKRINSHLTSVAYPILEAHGELLDSRLKESEEMPTRAPASGWLATPGGSAST; from the coding sequence ATGGAGCTGCTCATCACGCTGGCGGGCTACGTCGCGCTGCTGGTGTGGGGGATCCGGATGATCCGCACCGGCGTGACGCGCTCGTTCCTGGCACCCATGCGCCGGGTGCTGGCGATCGGCACGCGCGGTCGGTTGCGCGCCTTCCTCTCGGGCCTCGGCGTCACCGTCATCCTACAATCGAGCACGGCAACCGGCATGGTGCTCTCCTCGTTCGCCGGGCGCGGTCTCGTGACCCTGGCGACGGCGATCGCCGTGATGCTCGGCGCGGACGTCGGCACAGCGCTCGCGGCCTTCGTCTTCTCCATGAAAATCAGCTGGCTGCCACCACTCCTTCTGGCGCTCGGCGTCATCGGATTCCTCGGCTCGGGATCCGACAAGCGCCGCAACCTCGGGCGAATCGCAATCGGGCTCGGCCTCGCGCTGCTGTCACTCGGTCTCATCGGAGAGGCATCGGCCGGCCTCAGGCAGTCGGAGACGCTCACCAAGCTGCTCGAAGTCGCCGATGGGCAGCCGGTCATCGCGGCGGTCATCGGAGCGCTGGTCGCTTGGCTGGCCCACTCGTCGCTTTCCGTCGTCATCCTCCTGATGTCGCTCACGGCAGCGGGCCTCGTCTCGCTGCCGCTCGCCGCGGCGCTCGTCATCGGCGCCAACATCGGCGGTAGCCTCGCGCCGGTGATCGCGCAGATGGGTCTCGATCCGACCGTGCGGCGCGTGCTGGTGGCGAACCTGATGATGCGGACCAGCATGGCCGTGGTCGTGCTCGCCGTGTTCCTGGCACCCGCGACGGCATTGTTGGCCTGGCTCGTGCCAAATCCCGGAACCGACGTTCTGGTTTTCCATGCCGCCTTCAACCTGGCCACGGCAGCTCTTTTCCTGCCACTCGTCGGCCCGGTCGCATGGCTGGCGACACGGCTCCTGCCCGACCGCCTGGCCGCCCCGGACCTCGGCAAGCCCCGTTATCTGGATGCGACCGTCATCGCCTCGCCGAGCGAAGCCATCGCCTGCGCCACGCGCGAGACGCTGCGGCTCGGTGACCTCGTTGCGGAAATGCTCAGCCTCAGCATCGACGTCTTCCGGCGCGACGACCAGCAACTGCTCAAACAGGTCGAGCACATCGACGACGACATCGACAAGCTCTACGAGGCAATCAAGCTCTACCTCGTGAAGGCCTCGGGAGCCGAAATGAGCGAGGAGGAAAGTCGGCGGCATGCCGAATTGCTGACGTTCGTCACCAACCTCGAGCATGTCGGGGATATCATCGACAAGAACCTGATGGAGCTGGCCGCCAAGAAAATCCGCAACCGCTACACTTTCTCGGACGAAGGCCTCGCCGAGCTGCAGCGCTTCCACGAACGGGTGCAGCAGAACCTCAAGCTGTCCTTCAATGTCCTCACCATGCAGGATCTGGCGCTCGCGCGCCGGCTGCTGGCGGAAAAACTCATCGTGCGCGACTTCGAGCGGCAGGCCTCCGAAAGCCACTTTGCGCGATTGCGCGCGGGGCGGCCGGAATCGATCGAGACCAGCGGCATCCATCTCGATATCATCCGCGACCTCAAGCGCATCAACAGTCACTTGACGTCGGTCGCCTACCCGATCCTCGAGGCGCACGGCGAACTGCTCGACAGCCGGCTCAAGGAGAGCGAGGAAATGCCGACCCGGGCGCCCGCCAGCGGATGGCTCGCGACGCCGGGCGGCTCGGCCAGCACATAG
- the ilvC gene encoding ketol-acid reductoisomerase has product MRVYYDRDADINLIKGKKVVVVGYGSQGHAHALNLKDSGCGEVAIALKAGSASAKKAEAAGLKVMNVADAAKWADLMMMCTPDELQADIYRDHIHGNLREGAAIAFAHGLNVHFNLIEPKASTDVIMIAPKGPGHTVRGEYLKGGGVPCLIAIHQDASGNAHDLALSYACAIGGGRSGVIETTFKEECETDLFGEQVVLCGGLVELIRGGFETLVEAGYAPEMAYFECLHEVKLIVDLIYEGGIANMNYSISNTAEFGEYATGPRIITDETRAEMRRVLKDIQSGAFTSEWIRECRAGQPKFKATRRMHDAHQIEEVGERLRAMMPWIKAKALVDKTKN; this is encoded by the coding sequence ATGCGCGTCTATTACGATCGCGATGCCGACATCAATCTCATCAAGGGCAAGAAGGTCGTGGTCGTCGGCTACGGCAGCCAGGGTCACGCGCATGCGCTCAATCTCAAGGACTCGGGCTGCGGCGAAGTCGCCATCGCGCTGAAGGCGGGCTCGGCCTCGGCCAAGAAGGCGGAGGCGGCCGGCCTCAAGGTGATGAACGTCGCGGACGCCGCCAAATGGGCCGACCTCATGATGATGTGCACGCCGGACGAGCTGCAGGCCGACATCTACCGCGACCACATCCACGGCAACCTGCGGGAGGGCGCAGCGATCGCCTTCGCGCACGGCCTCAACGTGCATTTCAATCTGATCGAGCCCAAGGCTTCGACCGACGTCATCATGATCGCGCCGAAGGGGCCGGGCCACACAGTGCGCGGCGAATACCTCAAGGGCGGCGGCGTGCCCTGCCTCATCGCCATCCATCAGGACGCCTCGGGCAACGCGCACGACCTCGCGCTCTCTTATGCTTGCGCGATCGGCGGCGGGCGCTCGGGCGTCATCGAGACAACCTTCAAGGAGGAGTGCGAGACCGACCTCTTCGGCGAGCAGGTGGTGCTCTGCGGCGGTCTGGTCGAACTGATCCGCGGCGGCTTCGAAACGCTGGTGGAAGCGGGCTATGCGCCTGAAATGGCCTATTTCGAGTGCCTGCACGAGGTCAAGCTGATCGTCGACCTCATCTACGAAGGCGGCATCGCGAACATGAACTACTCGATCTCCAACACCGCGGAGTTCGGCGAGTACGCCACCGGGCCGCGCATCATCACGGACGAGACGCGCGCGGAGATGCGCCGCGTTCTCAAGGACATCCAGTCCGGCGCCTTCACCTCCGAATGGATCCGCGAGTGCCGGGCCGGCCAGCCGAAGTTCAAGGCGACCCGCCGCATGCACGACGCGCACCAGATCGAGGAGGTCGGTGAGCGGCTCCGGGCCATGATGCCCTGGATCAAGGCCAAGGCGCTGGTCGACAAGACGAAGAACTGA
- a CDS encoding methyltransferase domain-containing protein: MTSEIEEAVTRHYARRNLFEDITRGLTASGANLEALTPSDLAPVDEFHTAGRIATLQALAEMPLADGMHLLDAGCGIGGTARCLAIEYGCRVTGVDLTPEFIETARLLSSRMAGGERCSFQVASVLNLPFAAGAFDGAVTMHVAMNVPDRARFYSELARVVRPGGPLCVFDVMKGPGPGMRYPVPWAETEATSFLFSRNETVALLAAAGFRLASENNMRDFAIGFFREVFAKAAAADGPPPLGLHLLTGANAREKFTNYAAALDAHQIEPVILVAERT; the protein is encoded by the coding sequence ATGACCAGCGAAATCGAGGAGGCGGTCACCCGCCACTATGCACGTCGGAATCTGTTCGAGGACATCACGAGGGGGCTCACCGCCAGCGGCGCGAACCTCGAGGCCCTTACCCCGAGCGATCTCGCACCGGTCGACGAGTTCCATACGGCGGGGCGGATCGCAACGCTGCAAGCTCTCGCTGAAATGCCGCTCGCCGATGGCATGCATCTGCTCGACGCCGGCTGCGGGATCGGCGGCACGGCACGTTGCCTCGCCATCGAGTACGGATGCCGGGTGACGGGCGTCGACCTCACCCCGGAATTCATCGAAACGGCGCGTCTCCTCAGCAGCCGGATGGCAGGAGGCGAGCGATGCAGCTTCCAGGTCGCCAGTGTGCTGAACCTGCCTTTCGCAGCCGGCGCATTCGATGGCGCCGTCACCATGCATGTCGCCATGAACGTGCCCGATCGAGCCCGCTTCTACAGTGAATTGGCGCGGGTCGTTCGACCGGGCGGTCCACTCTGCGTCTTCGATGTGATGAAGGGGCCCGGACCAGGCATGCGTTATCCCGTGCCATGGGCCGAAACCGAGGCGACGAGTTTCCTCTTTTCGCGGAACGAGACCGTGGCGCTGCTGGCGGCGGCCGGGTTCCGGCTCGCTTCGGAGAACAACATGCGCGACTTCGCGATCGGCTTCTTTCGAGAGGTGTTCGCAAAGGCGGCCGCGGCCGACGGGCCACCCCCCCTCGGGCTGCATCTGCTGACAGGCGCCAATGCCCGCGAGAAGTTCACCAACTATGCAGCCGCGCTCGACGCCCACCAGATCGAGCCGGTGATCCTCGTCGCCGAGCGCACGTGA
- the ilvN gene encoding acetolactate synthase small subunit → MSQPASTHYPTQTRIETPESHTLSVLVDNEPGVLARVIGLFSGRGYNIESLTVGEVSHERHLSRITIVTTGTPMVIEQIKHQLERLVPVHGVDDLTTLARQSGQEKPLERELALVKVAGKGEHRVEALRLAEAFRAQVVDASTSHFIFEITGRISKVEQFIVLMQPLGLVEVARTGVAAISRGEGALRDRTAAG, encoded by the coding sequence ATGTCGCAACCCGCTTCGACCCACTATCCGACGCAAACCCGCATCGAGACGCCGGAGAGCCACACATTGTCGGTGCTCGTCGACAACGAGCCGGGTGTGCTCGCGCGCGTCATCGGGCTCTTTTCCGGCCGGGGCTACAACATCGAGAGCCTCACGGTCGGCGAGGTCAGCCACGAGCGCCATCTCTCGCGCATCACCATCGTGACGACCGGAACGCCGATGGTCATCGAGCAGATCAAGCATCAGCTCGAGCGGCTGGTGCCGGTGCACGGTGTCGACGACCTCACCACGCTGGCGCGCCAGTCGGGTCAGGAAAAGCCGCTCGAGCGCGAACTCGCCCTCGTCAAGGTGGCCGGCAAGGGCGAGCACAGGGTCGAGGCGCTGCGCCTTGCCGAAGCCTTTCGCGCGCAGGTCGTCGATGCCTCGACCTCGCACTTCATCTTCGAAATCACCGGACGCATCTCCAAGGTCGAGCAGTTCATCGTGCTGATGCAGCCGCTCGGGCTCGTCGAGGTCGCTCGCACCGGGGTTGCCGCGATCTCGCGCGGCGAGGGCGCGCTCCGCGACCGGACTGCGGCAGGTTGA
- a CDS encoding EamA family transporter: MITRTDAQPAANDLSETAARFAVVLTMVLWGSQYPLTHDLSQRWDIFTQIIVRYPIGTVVLIGLVLAMGGRANLAKAHAPSLARRLTLGLFITIFAVFFTLGLAIGDPVTNAIVAASAPLTATLIAWGLDGQRPSRAHILALSLVLPGAVLASLGAGKPATGATMVVEGALLLVFGQLNWALYSLLAQRWMRGASQVAITAISFLYACPFAIATYVVADFAGLTRHDWVTSPLWDAALFTQLTFGALILGVVMWNLSVSRLGLTLTSLHLNLIPVVAIAVGLALGIRPGIGQLAGAALVIAGIGLGQWLGARQRRLAAGSP, encoded by the coding sequence ATGATCACCCGCACCGACGCCCAACCGGCCGCGAACGACCTCTCGGAAACGGCCGCCCGCTTCGCGGTGGTCCTTACGATGGTGCTCTGGGGCTCGCAGTACCCCCTGACCCACGACCTCTCACAGCGCTGGGACATCTTCACCCAGATCATCGTGCGCTATCCGATCGGCACGGTGGTGCTGATCGGGCTGGTGCTGGCGATGGGCGGGCGGGCGAATCTCGCCAAAGCGCACGCGCCCTCACTGGCGCGCCGCCTGACGCTCGGGCTTTTCATCACCATCTTCGCGGTGTTCTTCACCCTCGGGCTCGCGATCGGCGATCCTGTGACGAATGCCATCGTGGCGGCCTCGGCGCCTCTGACGGCGACGCTGATCGCCTGGGGGCTCGATGGCCAGCGGCCGAGCCGTGCGCACATCCTCGCGCTCTCGCTCGTCCTGCCCGGCGCGGTGCTCGCTTCGCTCGGAGCCGGTAAGCCGGCAACGGGCGCCACAATGGTGGTCGAGGGGGCCCTGTTGCTGGTCTTCGGCCAGCTCAACTGGGCGCTTTATTCGCTCCTCGCCCAGCGCTGGATGCGCGGTGCCTCGCAAGTTGCGATCACGGCGATTTCCTTCCTCTATGCCTGCCCGTTCGCGATCGCCACCTATGTCGTTGCCGACTTCGCGGGGCTGACGCGCCACGACTGGGTCACCAGCCCGCTCTGGGATGCCGCGTTGTTCACGCAGCTCACCTTCGGCGCCCTCATTCTCGGGGTCGTGATGTGGAACCTCAGCGTCTCGCGTCTCGGCCTGACGCTCACTTCCCTGCACCTCAACCTCATTCCCGTGGTCGCCATCGCCGTCGGCCTCGCGCTCGGCATCCGGCCTGGGATTGGGCAACTCGCCGGAGCAGCGCTGGTGATCGCCGGGATCGGGCTCGGTCAGTGGCTCGGGGCACGACAGCGCAGACTGGCGGCCGGCTCGCCCTGA
- a CDS encoding M24 family metallopeptidase, translating into MPFQSFDVSARPETSAPRVAALRCVMQIANIDGFIVPRGDEYLGEYVPASAERLAWLTSFTGSAGTAVVLTERAGLFVDGRYTAQAAAQVDLDLFEIIKVPEVRLATWIADHAPTGGRIGYDPALHPLAMIEGLEKALGKRGLTLVPIEQNPIDGLWSDRPAPPKEPVRLHPIERAGRSAREKLDALAGELSAAGQDAALVSHSDAVAWLFNIRGGDIARIPVALAMALVHRDGTAVLAIAREKLSGEVAATLSSLARIVEPADFAGVLAEAGRRGLKVRISGEATPAASARVIVSAGGTIEEGVDLVARGRAIKTPAEIAGIRRAHVRDGIAMTRFLAWLDRTAPLGGLDEIAAARALEGYREATDELADLSFDTISGSGPNGAIVHYRVTSATNRTLVPGELYLVDSGGQYLDGTTDITRTVAVGQPTTDMRRHFTLVLKGHIAIATTRFPPGTRGVDIDAFARRALWQAGLDYEHGTGHGVGSYLSVHEGPPGISKRNTSTLEAGMLVSNEPGYYREGHYGIRIENLVLVRPAEPIEGGDRPMHGFETVTLAPIDRQLVEGALLTAEERAWLDAYHARVRDTLCPHLDAETRTFLEQATAPIG; encoded by the coding sequence ATGCCATTTCAATCATTTGACGTTTCAGCGAGGCCCGAGACGTCGGCTCCCCGAGTTGCCGCCCTCAGATGTGTCATGCAAATTGCGAATATCGATGGGTTCATCGTGCCGCGCGGCGACGAATACCTCGGCGAATACGTTCCGGCGTCGGCCGAACGGCTCGCATGGCTGACCAGCTTCACGGGCTCGGCAGGCACGGCGGTCGTCCTCACCGAGCGTGCCGGACTCTTCGTCGATGGGCGCTACACGGCGCAGGCGGCGGCCCAGGTCGACCTCGACCTCTTCGAAATCATCAAGGTGCCGGAGGTTCGCCTCGCCACCTGGATCGCCGACCATGCACCGACGGGCGGGCGCATCGGCTACGATCCGGCGCTGCACCCCCTGGCGATGATCGAGGGTCTCGAAAAGGCGCTGGGCAAGAGAGGCCTCACGCTCGTGCCGATCGAGCAGAACCCCATCGATGGTCTCTGGAGCGACCGCCCGGCGCCACCGAAGGAGCCCGTCCGGCTCCATCCGATCGAGCGGGCAGGGCGCAGCGCGCGCGAGAAACTCGATGCGCTGGCGGGCGAACTCTCGGCGGCCGGACAGGATGCGGCGCTGGTCAGCCACAGCGATGCGGTGGCCTGGCTGTTCAACATCCGGGGCGGTGACATCGCACGCATCCCAGTGGCGCTGGCGATGGCTCTCGTGCACCGCGACGGGACCGCTGTGCTCGCCATCGCGCGCGAAAAGCTTTCTGGCGAGGTCGCGGCCACGCTCTCCTCGCTCGCTCGCATCGTCGAGCCGGCGGACTTTGCCGGGGTGCTCGCCGAGGCCGGGCGACGGGGGCTGAAGGTTCGGATCAGCGGTGAAGCAACGCCAGCGGCCAGCGCGCGGGTGATCGTTTCGGCAGGCGGGACGATCGAGGAAGGCGTCGACCTCGTCGCGAGAGGTCGGGCTATCAAGACACCGGCAGAAATCGCCGGGATTCGACGCGCCCACGTGCGCGACGGCATCGCCATGACGCGCTTCCTCGCCTGGCTCGACCGGACGGCGCCGCTCGGCGGCCTCGACGAGATCGCAGCCGCTCGCGCGCTCGAGGGCTATCGCGAGGCGACGGACGAACTCGCGGATCTGAGCTTCGACACCATCTCGGGCAGCGGACCGAACGGCGCCATCGTGCACTATCGCGTGACGTCGGCGACCAACCGGACGCTCGTGCCGGGCGAACTCTATCTCGTCGACAGCGGCGGCCAGTATCTCGACGGGACCACGGACATCACCCGCACGGTGGCGGTCGGCCAGCCGACGACGGACATGCGGCGCCACTTCACGCTGGTGCTGAAGGGCCATATCGCCATTGCCACGACCCGCTTTCCGCCAGGAACGCGAGGTGTCGACATCGATGCCTTCGCGCGCCGCGCCCTCTGGCAGGCCGGCCTCGATTACGAACATGGCACGGGGCACGGGGTCGGCAGCTACCTCTCGGTCCACGAAGGCCCGCCCGGCATCTCCAAGCGCAACACTTCGACCCTCGAGGCCGGAATGCTCGTCTCGAACGAGCCCGGGTACTACCGCGAAGGACACTATGGCATCCGCATCGAGAACCTCGTTCTGGTCCGGCCGGCCGAGCCGATCGAGGGAGGTGATCGCCCCATGCACGGCTTCGAGACCGTGACGCTGGCGCCGATCGACCGGCAGCTGGTGGAGGGAGCGCTGCTGACGGCAGAGGAACGAGCCTGGCTCGACGCCTATCACGCCCGGGTCCGAGACACCCTCTGTCCGCATCTCGATGCCGAGACGCGGACGTTCCTCGAACAGGCGACGGCGCCGATCGGGTAA
- a CDS encoding methyltransferase: MTEATALRWRGAPAIAHDHHAILCEIVDPALATVSLFLDRDDGAPSEIEVLVLVPEAVEGIASIVRDVVGQGGEGIVAEPVAEADWVASSQRYLKPVIAGRFVVHGSHDRARGRLSRNAIEIDAGQAFGTAHHETTVGCLEAIDLLARTGEAERAADVGAGTAVLAIAIAKSMPATRVLASDIDPIAVEVARQNVRLNGCSGRIEVEACTGLAHPAYRRMRPFDLMVANILARPLMGMAGDFAGATEAGGRLILSGILTRQARSVLARYRAAGFRLERRREIGQWTTLTLARI, encoded by the coding sequence ATGACCGAAGCGACGGCGCTCAGGTGGCGCGGTGCACCCGCGATCGCGCACGACCACCATGCGATCCTCTGTGAGATCGTCGACCCGGCACTGGCCACGGTTTCTCTGTTCCTCGACCGCGACGACGGGGCGCCGAGCGAGATCGAGGTCCTGGTTCTGGTGCCCGAAGCCGTGGAAGGCATCGCCTCGATCGTGCGCGACGTCGTCGGGCAGGGCGGCGAGGGGATCGTTGCCGAGCCCGTCGCAGAGGCGGACTGGGTCGCCAGTTCGCAACGCTATCTGAAGCCCGTCATTGCCGGACGGTTCGTCGTGCACGGCAGCCATGACCGGGCCCGCGGACGGCTGTCGCGAAATGCGATCGAGATCGACGCGGGACAGGCGTTCGGAACAGCGCACCACGAAACGACCGTCGGCTGTCTCGAGGCGATCGATCTGCTGGCGCGCACCGGCGAGGCGGAGCGGGCGGCCGATGTCGGCGCGGGAACAGCGGTGCTGGCCATCGCGATCGCCAAATCCATGCCGGCGACGCGCGTGCTCGCCAGCGACATCGACCCGATCGCGGTCGAGGTCGCGAGGCAGAATGTGCGGCTCAACGGTTGCTCGGGCAGGATCGAGGTGGAGGCCTGCACGGGCCTCGCGCACCCAGCCTATCGCCGCATGCGCCCCTTCGACCTCATGGTTGCCAACATCCTCGCCCGCCCGCTCATGGGCATGGCGGGGGATTTCGCGGGCGCCACGGAAGCGGGTGGCCGGCTGATCCTTTCGGGCATCCTGACCCGCCAGGCACGCAGCGTCCTCGCGCGCTATCGGGCCGCCGGCTTCCGGCTCGAACGGCGGCGCGAGATCGGCCAGTGGACGACACTGACGCTGGCGCGGATTTGA